AAGATATAAAAAAATTAGGGCGAAAATGATTACAATAACAATTGAATTAATATAAGTATTGAGTATAAACTCAACAGAACTTCCAATAATTAAAGGAGTGATACTGAATATGAGGTTATTTAAAATATGAACAACTATAGGGACGAGTAAGGAATTAGTCTTAAGAATTAAAAGAGATAGTACTATACTAAATATAAATTTCCCAAGTATATCTGCATGCAGCAATGAAAACACAATTGAACTAAGTATTATCGCTCTCTTCGGGCCCCATTTTGATGACCATCTTTGCAATAATACACGACGAAAGTATATTTCCTCTATTATAGGAGCAATAAAGAGAACAATCAGCAAACTAATTATATCTTCAACAGACGTCGTCCTCCACGAGAAATTTCTAAAACTTATTTCTGTAGTTGAATTAGTTCCAAAATTAAAAAATTTCAATTGAATTAAATAAGAAAACACATGAATAAATACCATAATAATGGTTGCCTGAAAAATAGTTATAAATCGGTGTCCATTAAGATTTTCACCAATTAAATCTTTTCCTATTACACCTAGTTTCTTAAAATGGAAAAACATCCACCCTGCCCATGTACCGTACAATACGAATTGGTAAATGTTCCAAAGATGTTGAGATATTTCGTTATTAATGTTTAATAATGAAAGAGCTACTGAGACAGTCAGAAGCAATAGTGCTCCAATTGCAAAATATAAAAACCTTAATGATTTGAACTGTTCTGATTTTTTCATTAATTTTCCCCTCGTAAAAAAGGCATTGTGGTGAAATCAATATTGAGTAGCTTAAATTTAATAATAAATAGATGTGTCTATTAATGCAATTCGACTAGATGTGTATTAATGCAATTCGACAAATGCTTTACTTATTTACAAAAATGGTTTTAGGTAGTACTATAAATTAAGAAAATTTTCCTAAATAATTGCTACGCGTAGCTATTGACATTACTTTCGGAAGGGATGATAGGCCAAATGTCATGGATAAATCCTAGAGATGTACTAACCAAAACAGTAAGTGCAGTAGTAAAAACAGTAAATACTGCTAATAAAATCGAAAAACAAGTAGCGAATACTGTAGACAAAGTAGCAACTGAAGTTGGAAATTCACTGCAAAACAGCGCAAAAGGTATTGTTAATGGCTGGGGAATAGTTGGTGGCGGGGGAGCAAGTGCGATTAATGATGCCAGAAACGGCGTTCCCAAGCCAATCGCAGTTGCAAATGCAGTGAAGGGTGCAGGAATTGGTATGGTAGGAGAACTTGTTGTAAAAACTGGTGCTGATTTAGCCAAAAAAGCTTATAGCTACTTCACTGGAAGTAAATAAAAAATGAGGCACACTATTTTCATCTGTGATAGTGTGCCTTTTCTAGAGGTAAAACATGACGAAATCACTCTATTTTTACTCCGAACTACCTTTAAATAGTGTACATCTGTTATTCTTAAACAAAGAACATCAGCAGACTGTCGAAAAAATGGTAACAAATGACAATATGACATGGACTATTAATGTGTTATCACCAGATGATATAAAATGTTATGTTTTTATAGCCAATGAAACATACTGGATCTGTGACAAATCTAAAGAATTAATCATGGTGAATGGATATTGGTACTCAAATTTTAATTCAAAAATAAGTGACAATGAAAAGATTACAGTTGGCAATACATATTTTTGTAAAGATTTTAATAGCGTAGATTTTTCTCCAATAGGGAAAGCGAGTACTTTTTCAAATATAGATACGATTATGGGCTTTTGGGCTGAACTTAAAAACGTTAAACATGACACAATAATATACTTTCAATTAATTGAACCTAACGGTGCTCTCGCTGTAATGACTTTTGAAAAACTAATAGTTAGACCAGAGAACACTAATATCTTTTATTTTGGATTTCAAATAAATCAGTATATAGAACAAGGTAATTGGAAATTTAGGCTCATATATAATGATTTAGTTTTAACTGAAAAGGAATGTCATTTTAGAAAAATAAATAATACTTATCGAATCAACAGTGCATATAACAATTCGCCGAGCCATATTGACAAAAAGTATTGAATAAGAGGAGTGCCCGTGAAGAGTTTAGTTAGATACTACTGGTTATTGCTTTTACTATCCACTCTTTGTACCTTGTGGTTCTCATTCCTATCTTTACCAATATATTTTCTTTGTATGATTCTTAAACCAACAAAATCATTACTATTTGTCAAATGCATTCTGACAAGTGTAACCTTCTTTTTTCTGTACCAACATTATTATAATACCGTCACATTAGAGAATAAAATTATTACAACTATAATCATTATTGTCATACCTTTCATAACAAAATTCTTAGAAAAAAATATATAAAAGATCAACTCTTTCGTTAACAATGGGTTTTGACCGAAATAACCAATAGTGTACTGCGAACCCAGTTGTTCAACAGTCGGCGAATCACTTGTTAGAGTTTCCAATCATATTTGAATGAGACAGCAGCCGTGGGTGGCTAAACTATTTCGAGGTGAATCCGCATAGTCTACTAAGAAACAATGGAAACAAGTGCGGCGAAGTTCAAGATGTTCATCAGACCTCCCACGGTAAGACAATTCACTTTCCTTCCATGTAGCCACATCATTTACACTGGGTAGTTAACTCGGACTTCGCTTTGTTATGCAAACTCATCCCATATCCTGTGCCTGATGATGTTCGTGTTCCTTGGGTCGGAATTTTGCATCCTGCTTCCTTCAGATTTCACCTCGCGATGGACACCCTTGCTCTTGGCTAGTGGTTGGCAACTACAAGCCACCACAGTGGACTTTTACCACCTGGTTAATCGCCACGCGTGGCGCACATAGAAAAAGAGCATCCTGGGGATGCTCTCTCGGGGTATATGAAGCCGCTAACCTGAACTAGCGATAACCCTTGATAAATTCGACCGCCCGGCGTATATCGACCTCCGGCTTGGAGCCGACCTCACGCTCGATAGTCAAATATCCGGTATACCCGATCTCATTCAGCGCCGCGAAGTACGCATTGAAATCGACCCCACCCTCTCCCAGCGGCACTTCTTCGAAATCCGCCCCGGACGCCGCCATTTCGGCGATGTGCTCATGGCTCATTTCCTGGTAGCCGAGGAAGCCGTATACTTTGCGCGGGTCGACAACGCGAAGCCGCTTGCCATCCTTCACGTGCGTATGCACAATATAATCCTTTAACGTCTTAACGCCCTGAACAGGATCGTCGCCCGTAACCATGACCATATTGGCCGGATCGAAGTTGACGGAAACGCCGTTCGTGCTTAGCGTGTCCAGGAAACCCTTCAGATGCGCCGCTGTTTCCGGTCCGGTCTCAATGGCAAAGTAAGCATTCATGCTCTTCGCATATCGGCCAAGCTCTTCGCAGGCCTGCTGCATCGCTTCGTAAATCGCTCCGTCCCGGTCGCCGGGGACAATGCCGATGTGCGTCGTGACGATGTTCGTGCCGAGCTCCACGGCAAGGTCGAGAATCCGCTTGGATTGTTCGACTTTGACCGGATTGGCCGTACGGTCCTGGAAGCCGTGCCCGCCGAGATCGCCGCAGAGCGCCGAAATGTCGAGCCCGAGTCCGTCAATCACAGAGCGCAGCTCGCGTCTTGCCTGCGGCGACAGATTGGCAGGGTCCATCTCGCCGGAAACGGCGTAAATCTGCACGCCTTCGGCGCCGACCTCCTTGGCTTTGATTAATCCCTGACGCACTCCGATCCCGAAGCTGTCGACGATCACACCGATTTTATTAGTCAATTTAACCATGTGCTGCATCCCCTCCCTCTCGCGTCAAAAGTGAACTTCCGTACCTTTCTCGGCCGACTCGTAAATAGCGCAAAGGATCTTGGTGATTTCCACTCCGTCCTGTACCGGGCTCAGCGTCTCTTTCCGGCCGAGGCAGCTGTCTACGAAATATCCGATTTCATTCGCAAACGCCTGGTTAAAATCAAATCCGGCATGGTCGACCTGCGGGCTGACATTGATAATTGTATCGTGCCGCTCTGTAATGACTGCGAGCTCCGGTTCGATCTCCGCGCCGCCCTTGTCACCGTACAATTTGACCGCCAGCTCGTCTTTCTTGGCATGAAGTGTAAAGCTGACGTCGACGAACAGCGAAGCGCCGTTCTCGAACCTTATAAGTGCGTTGGCCATATCCTCGACATCGTTCAGCGCTGCGTCATAATCCGCCGCTTTATAGAAGGAAAGATTCTGAATGTGAGCACGGTTTCCAAGCTTCCGGTAGGTGTTGCCGCTGACGGATTTCACCTTCGGCCTGCCCATCAGATACCAGCACAGATCGATCACATGCACGCCAATGTCGATAAGCGGACCGCCGCCGGAACGCTCGGCATCTGCAAACCAACCGCCGGGATTCCCGCGTCTGCGCAGGCAAGAAGCTTTGGCATAATAGATTTCGCCAAGATCTCCGCCATCAAGAAAACGGCGCAAAACCTCCGTATTTGAGGCGTAACGGCGGACAAAACCGACCTGAAACACCTTCCCCGCACGGCTCACCGCTTCCTCGACCTTCAGTGCATCCGGAACCGTCTTACACAGAGGCTTCTCACATAGTACATGCTTGCCGGCTTCAAGCGCGGCGATGCTGATCTCGGCATGGCTGTTGTTCCAGGTGCAAATGCTTACGGCATCGATTTCCGGGTCGGCGAGCAGTTCACGGTAATCGGTGTATACCTTGGACGCACCGTACTTCGCAGCCGCTTCCTTCGCCCGCGACTCATTCAAGTCGCAAACTGCCACAAGAGCGGCATCCGGGTTCGACGCGTACGCGTCCAGATGCAATCCGGAAATCGAGCCTGTGCCGATTACTCCGACTTTCAATTTCGCATTGTTAATATTTGCTGTCATATATCCTACCCTTCCCCCGCAGGTCTGCATGCGGATATAATAAATTCATGAACATGATGATTAATACAATGGACCGGGTATTCATGATAGAAATCGCCTTCATGCATACAATAACACGGCCTGACTTGAGGGAGAATGCACGAAATGCCAACATACATGGATTATATGATCAGTTCTCTGCCGATCCGAACATTTGACTGCATGGTCGATCGGAGCAAGCTGAAGATCAAGTCGCTGACGGTTGCCAATGCCGGACATTTGCCTGGCAGGACGCTCCAGCGAAACAGCGCTATTTTCGATCGATGGGCGTTTGTTTACATTAGTTCAGGGCGGGGTTATTATCAGGCGGGCATCGGTCCTCGGCAAACGGTAGAGGCCGGTTCGCTGTTTTGCCTGTTTCCAAACACTGTCTTCCACTACGGCCCTGATGAGGATGGATTCTGGGACGAGTACTATTTCTCTATCGAGGGGGACCGTATTCGCGAGTGGTTGACCGATTGGTTTCCTCAGCCTGGGCTGGTAAAGCAGATCGGAGTGGAGGATACCTTCTTCAGTAAAATGGAAATGGTGTTTAAACTAATGGAGATCGGAGTCCCGGCCAATCAGGATCGTGCGGCTCTGACGCTCGAGTCACTCCTTTACGAAATGGCGGTGCGCGCCCGTCAGCCGGAAATCGGCAGCCGCAGCCTGTTCATCCACAAGCTGATCGACGGTCTGTCAGATTCAATCTACCAGCCGCTGGACAGCGCCGCGGTGGCGGCGCAGCATCACATTTCGATACCGACGCTGAGGCGGATGGTCCACGATTACACAGGCTTCCCGCTAGGTGAATTCATGCACCGGCTCAAGATGTCCGAGGCGAAGAAGCTGCTGCTTAACACGGACAAAACGGTGAAAGAGATCGCCGCTATGCTCGGATATGCCGACGTATTCTACTTTTCCCGTTTATTCAAGAAATATGTGGATGCCGCCCCGCGGACGTACCGCAACCGCATGGGATGAACAGCGCGTCAGCTCCGGATGATGGACGCCGCGAGCGGCAGGTTCGAAGCGAGATCCAAACAGACGGACAGCTCGCTCAAGTGGTGAATTTAGCGTACACAACAAAGAACAGCGTCACTTCTCCAATTACCAAATAGTTCGGGACGAGGAGCAGCAAATCCAATGTAAAAAAGACGCCGAGCAGCCCTAATAAAACCGCCAGATGATATTTCCCGAGTCTTTGATGTGCTTGTCTATATTTGTGGAAGACCAACAAGGTTGAAAAAAAATAGAGCAATACAGACCCGAAAACAAAGCATAACATAAACAAATAATTCAGTTGTTCCAAGAATAACAATTGGATCGACGCTGCGATCATACACATGGATAAATAAATGAACAAATGGCCATATATTATGGTTTGCCCGGCGGTCTCTAAAGTCTTGTTCACTTTCTTCTCCACATTGTCAAAATACTGCCACCACATCGCAATGATTAAAACAAAAGTTATTGCCGCAAATAGAACAGAGTGCCACGTCCAGCGGCTGGACTGCAATACTGCAAGGATACTGATTACCGATTCACCGAGAAGAATGAGTGTAAACAGCGAGAAGCGTTCCAATAAATGATGAGTATTTATAGGGCTTTTCACCAAGTACTTCCGGCCGATCAGCGGCAGCAAAATGTCTATGATGATTCCCGCATACAATACTGCGTATCGAATCCACGAGTCAAAAAAAAGCGAGGAAGAAGATACCGCCAGACCAATCCAAAAGCGGCTTCCCAAATAACGGGCTGCGGCCTTTTGATGCGCTTCTTCTTTCTTATGCACCGCAAGATATTGAATGGCCGTCATCGCTCTTAAACCGAGATAGCCAATCAAGAATGGAATATAATATTGATCGAAATCGACCGAAAGGCTGGCCGTCATTATCAATACAAAAAATAATTGCAGAATCAAAAATATCCGGTGTGATAAGACATCCCTTCCGAACCGGTTTACAAAGAGAGATTGACCGACCCAAGCCCACCAGATCGGAATAAATATAAGAACGAATTTGCTTAAGTATTCGACCGGTATCGAACCGTGTTCGACATGCAGCAGGACATGACTCGCTTTCGAAACCGCCGCCACAAATAGAAGATCGTAAAATAGTTCCAGCCAGGTGACTTTCTTCTCGGCGAATGCTTTACTTTGTAAAAATCCCGATGCGTCTTTATTCATCGTTTTCTCCCTTGGTTCGAATGTCGGATCCCCCGATTACAGCACTTGAAGTGAACGAATGGTATCTAAATGGACTTCTCCAAGGACCTTCTCATATTGTTTATGGGAGGAAATCGTTATACGCAGGAACACCCTGCCTCCCCCAAGCTCGTAGGAACCGACTAAACTGTGCTCCGAAAAGTGAGTTTCTTGAGGATCAATATTCAAGATTCCAAACTTTTGAGAAGCAGCGTGAAATAGATGCTTATGATATTGTTCCAACATAATCCCTCCCGAAAGACATCAACGCAGCCCTGAAAGATAATTCATGCTGCCAGGAATCAGGAGCGGCCGAAAACTCGCCTAAGTCCGGTTCGGCCGGAACGATGCAGTACAATTTCGGCCGCCTGCAGACGAAGCGCTTCATTCTCATGCTGCAGCATCTCTTCGAGCACAAGATAGGCTTTGAGCTGCAGCTCATCATCCCTCTTGCTTCGAAAATGAACGGAAAAGCGGCTTACCTCCAGGCTGCGCTTCTTGAAATCCGCGAGGAGCCAAGTATGCTTATGCCGATGCCGCTGTTCCGCCTGCTGCGCTTGATGAAACTGCTCAAATTGATAAGGGTGCATTCCCATCATGTTTCTTCCTCCTCATTAACTCGTGTATTCTTCTCCTTAGACTCCCCGGAATCGTTGTCAGAGACCGCGAAACGCGGCTCGTCGATTTGCAAGCCTAATGCAGAGAAGTAGTACCACTTCGTATCGTCTCTGCCCTCCTTATCCTCCATCTCGCTTAACTCATCGATCAGGCTGCGGAAGCGGACAAGCCAGTCCGTAAATTGGTCTTCCCTGACGCGTATTTCGGCCTGCAGCGTTATACGTGGGCGTCGGTCCGGATTTTCATCGTTTTTCTGAAAAGCTTCCTCCGGCGCTGAAATAACGCGAAGCCGCGCCCGATTCAACACCTCAAGCATGCTTTGCCTGTAGTAGTCGCCCACTTCCACGGCATACGGAAGCAGGTCCTCCGCGGGCCTGAAGCTGTAGGCTACCGAACGGTAAAATTTCTGAATGATGCCGTTCTTGGCTTCCGTGCGGATCACCTTAATAAAACCGAATTTCTCAAGCTCATTTAAATGATAGTGGATCTTGGCGCGGGGGATCTCCAGGCCTTGCGCAATTTGCTGACCGGTGTAAGAACCCTCGATAAGCATATTCAGTATTTTGATGCGAAACGGGTCGCTGAGCGCCTTCAGCTGGTCGTAATCGGTAATAATAAAGTACTGTTGCATTTCATTCACACATCCTATTCATTTTACACGGTCAAATTTATTTACTCATATAATAAAATGTGACGGTAGATATTGTCAATCCCAATTATTTCACTTGCCGCTCAAAGCTTATATAAAAAGAGAACATCTCCCGGCATGGGCTATGTTCTCCAGATTGTATCTCAATTGTAAATGAAAGCACATTTCAGCATACAGCATTTATATAGGTCTTCTCCGATGTCGGCCCCTTGGACGAATTCACTTGGTCAGGACTAGTCTCTCTCCACCAAATCGCGCTGCAGGTAGCCTTCTAATACATTAGTGATTTCAAACACCGTATGAGCCAAATCGTAATTTTCGAAGGCATGCTCGCACTTCGACTGGTAGGCCATGTCGGTCTCGTAATGACTAAGGCGATCCGCGATGATATCCTCGCTCTGGCCCTCTTCTCTTTGCCGTTCTTCGACCGTCTGCCGGTCGGCGTAAATGAACAACCGGATAACATGGTCCCCGTACGTTTGCTTTAATATCTCCGCGCCCTCTGGATTAAGGATCAGATAGATGCATCCATTGTTCTGGAAGCTGCGGCTGATGTCGTTCTCCCGCAGGCCGTAACGATTGCCGCTGATGGTAACGCTTTCGATGAAATCGCAGCTGGCATCGAGCGCCTCGTACAATTCGGGAGTGATGAAATGGTAATCCTGGCCGTTAACTTCCCCCGGTCTCGGCTTGCGAGTCGCATAAGAGAGCACCTTCGTAAGACCAAGAGTAGAGCCGACGCTGTCCGCAATCGTCTTACGTCCGGAGCCGTCCGGCCCTGTAAATACGAAAATGAGTTCGCGATCCTTCAGTTCAACCATCTTCTCAACCTCCTTCTATAGTCTTATTATAAACAAATTGGTTAAAATCGGCAATAATCCTTCATTTTTGTGAATAAAAATTAATTTTACTAATAATTTCGCTTGTTTTCGCAGTTTTTCGCAATGGTACATGCTTGAAAAAGGCCAAACTCTCGGCGAATCCTTATCAAAGCCAGACATTCATCGCTGCTTAGACGAATACGATGTAAG
This is a stretch of genomic DNA from Paenibacillus sp. sptzw28. It encodes these proteins:
- a CDS encoding AraC family transcriptional regulator, yielding MPTYMDYMISSLPIRTFDCMVDRSKLKIKSLTVANAGHLPGRTLQRNSAIFDRWAFVYISSGRGYYQAGIGPRQTVEAGSLFCLFPNTVFHYGPDEDGFWDEYYFSIEGDRIREWLTDWFPQPGLVKQIGVEDTFFSKMEMVFKLMEIGVPANQDRAALTLESLLYEMAVRARQPEIGSRSLFIHKLIDGLSDSIYQPLDSAAVAAQHHISIPTLRRMVHDYTGFPLGEFMHRLKMSEAKKLLLNTDKTVKEIAAMLGYADVFYFSRLFKKYVDAAPRTYRNRMG
- a CDS encoding low temperature requirement protein A encodes the protein MNKDASGFLQSKAFAEKKVTWLELFYDLLFVAAVSKASHVLLHVEHGSIPVEYLSKFVLIFIPIWWAWVGQSLFVNRFGRDVLSHRIFLILQLFFVLIMTASLSVDFDQYYIPFLIGYLGLRAMTAIQYLAVHKKEEAHQKAAARYLGSRFWIGLAVSSSSLFFDSWIRYAVLYAGIIIDILLPLIGRKYLVKSPINTHHLLERFSLFTLILLGESVISILAVLQSSRWTWHSVLFAAITFVLIIAMWWQYFDNVEKKVNKTLETAGQTIIYGHLFIYLSMCMIAASIQLLFLEQLNYLFMLCFVFGSVLLYFFSTLLVFHKYRQAHQRLGKYHLAVLLGLLGVFFTLDLLLLVPNYLVIGEVTLFFVVYAKFTT
- a CDS encoding transcriptional regulator; amino-acid sequence: MQQYFIITDYDQLKALSDPFRIKILNMLIEGSYTGQQIAQGLEIPRAKIHYHLNELEKFGFIKVIRTEAKNGIIQKFYRSVAYSFRPAEDLLPYAVEVGDYYRQSMLEVLNRARLRVISAPEEAFQKNDENPDRRPRITLQAEIRVREDQFTDWLVRFRSLIDELSEMEDKEGRDDTKWYYFSALGLQIDEPRFAVSDNDSGESKEKNTRVNEEEET
- a CDS encoding Gfo/Idh/MocA family protein, giving the protein MTANINNAKLKVGVIGTGSISGLHLDAYASNPDAALVAVCDLNESRAKEAAAKYGASKVYTDYRELLADPEIDAVSICTWNNSHAEISIAALEAGKHVLCEKPLCKTVPDALKVEEAVSRAGKVFQVGFVRRYASNTEVLRRFLDGGDLGEIYYAKASCLRRRGNPGGWFADAERSGGGPLIDIGVHVIDLCWYLMGRPKVKSVSGNTYRKLGNRAHIQNLSFYKAADYDAALNDVEDMANALIRFENGASLFVDVSFTLHAKKDELAVKLYGDKGGAEIEPELAVITERHDTIINVSPQVDHAGFDFNQAFANEIGYFVDSCLGRKETLSPVQDGVEITKILCAIYESAEKGTEVHF
- a CDS encoding sugar phosphate isomerase/epimerase produces the protein MVKLTNKIGVIVDSFGIGVRQGLIKAKEVGAEGVQIYAVSGEMDPANLSPQARRELRSVIDGLGLDISALCGDLGGHGFQDRTANPVKVEQSKRILDLAVELGTNIVTTHIGIVPGDRDGAIYEAMQQACEELGRYAKSMNAYFAIETGPETAAHLKGFLDTLSTNGVSVNFDPANMVMVTGDDPVQGVKTLKDYIVHTHVKDGKRLRVVDPRKVYGFLGYQEMSHEHIAEMAASGADFEEVPLGEGGVDFNAYFAALNEIGYTGYLTIEREVGSKPEVDIRRAVEFIKGYR
- a CDS encoding CPBP family intramembrane glutamic endopeptidase, with amino-acid sequence MKKSEQFKSLRFLYFAIGALLLLTVSVALSLLNINNEISQHLWNIYQFVLYGTWAGWMFFHFKKLGVIGKDLIGENLNGHRFITIFQATIIMVFIHVFSYLIQLKFFNFGTNSTTEISFRNFSWRTTSVEDIISLLIVLFIAPIIEEIYFRRVLLQRWSSKWGPKRAIILSSIVFSLLHADILGKFIFSIVLSLLILKTNSLLVPIVVHILNNLIFSITPLIIGSSVEFILNTYINSIVIVIIFALIFLYLKRLWTTSLPESNY
- a CDS encoding guanylate kinase; this encodes MVELKDRELIFVFTGPDGSGRKTIADSVGSTLGLTKVLSYATRKPRPGEVNGQDYHFITPELYEALDASCDFIESVTISGNRYGLRENDISRSFQNNGCIYLILNPEGAEILKQTYGDHVIRLFIYADRQTVEERQREEGQSEDIIADRLSHYETDMAYQSKCEHAFENYDLAHTVFEITNVLEGYLQRDLVERD